One part of the Ancylomarina subtilis genome encodes these proteins:
- a CDS encoding M16 family metallopeptidase, producing the protein MEKLNRILPPLFKTIEHVDIPKSKQEILSNQIPVHIIAGGSQDVLKIEMIFNAGLWYQKSPLISGTCNSMLNEGTEKYSAGELAEKFDFYGAYIAYNNSQHDASVCLYTLNKYLDETLELLEQIIKFPTFPEKEFKTILSNKKQNFLVNREKTNALAKEKFNALIYGEKHPYANVFEAKVFDEVELDDIKAYYKNFYTSDNCRIIVSGKMNETVLAKIESRFGASAWDTKATNIKPEHKLISSEEKKTFVLKKDAVQSSIRIGRPLFNKTHPDFAGIMLLNLVLGGYFGSRLMQNIREEKGYTYGINSVLLSHLESGHFAIITEVGTDVCEAAISEIYKEIDRLREEIVPEDELNLVKNFFAGEMLRSFDSPFALSESLRSNLLFGFDNSYYEKFLQEIKATTSQKLRELANTYFKKEDLYEIVVGENKA; encoded by the coding sequence ATGGAGAAATTGAATCGCATACTACCTCCTCTTTTTAAAACAATTGAGCATGTAGATATTCCTAAATCGAAACAAGAGATTTTGAGTAACCAGATTCCTGTCCATATTATTGCTGGAGGAAGTCAAGATGTTTTGAAAATTGAGATGATCTTTAATGCCGGGCTTTGGTATCAGAAATCACCCCTCATTTCCGGCACCTGTAATTCGATGCTCAATGAAGGGACTGAAAAATATTCAGCAGGTGAGCTTGCTGAAAAGTTTGATTTTTATGGGGCGTATATCGCTTATAACAACAGCCAGCACGATGCCAGTGTTTGTTTATACACCTTAAACAAATATCTGGATGAAACTCTGGAATTACTTGAGCAGATTATAAAATTCCCTACTTTTCCTGAGAAAGAATTCAAAACCATTCTCAGCAACAAAAAGCAAAACTTTTTAGTTAACAGAGAAAAAACAAACGCTCTGGCTAAGGAAAAATTCAATGCGCTCATCTATGGGGAAAAGCACCCTTATGCTAATGTATTTGAGGCAAAGGTTTTTGATGAAGTCGAATTGGATGATATCAAGGCTTATTACAAAAACTTTTATACATCAGACAATTGCCGTATTATCGTTTCCGGGAAAATGAATGAGACGGTATTAGCCAAAATCGAAAGCCGATTTGGGGCCTCTGCCTGGGATACAAAGGCTACGAACATTAAACCTGAACACAAACTTATCAGTTCAGAAGAAAAGAAAACCTTTGTTCTTAAAAAAGATGCAGTACAATCATCCATTCGAATTGGACGTCCTCTCTTTAATAAAACGCATCCTGATTTTGCAGGTATTATGCTACTCAATCTGGTTCTTGGTGGCTATTTTGGTTCTCGTTTGATGCAAAATATCCGAGAAGAAAAAGGCTACACATATGGGATTAATTCGGTACTCCTTTCACATCTGGAATCGGGGCATTTTGCAATTATAACCGAAGTAGGGACGGATGTGTGCGAAGCCGCTATCTCTGAGATTTACAAAGAAATTGATAGACTGAGAGAAGAGATCGTTCCTGAAGATGAACTAAATTTGGTGAAAAACTTTTTTGCAGGAGAAATGCTTCGCAGCTTTGATAGCCCGTTCGCATTATCAGAAAGCCTAAGAAGCAACCTTCTTTTCGGATTCGACAACTCGTATTACGAAAAATTCCTTCAAGAAATAAAAGCGACAACATCGCAAAAACTAAGGGAACTAGCCAATACTTATTTCAAAAAAGAAGATCTTTACGAGATCGTAGTTGGCGAAAACAAAGCCTGA
- a CDS encoding M16 family metallopeptidase: MIEFDKFTLDNGLKVIVHRDTSTPLAAINILYNIGAKDENPDQTGFAHLFEHLMFGGSLNIPNYDEPLQQVGGDNNAWTSNDVTNYYLTVPKENLETGFWLESDRMLSLAFTEKSLDVQKAVVIEEFKQHYFNQPYGDIWLHLRPLAYKKHPYQWSTIGKCIEHIADAKLQDVKDFFFHHYAPNNAVLVVSGHVETEEVKRLAEKWFGPIERRELTPRNLPVEPKQTEFRSLHLEREVPYDAIYMAFHMCSRNHEDFYKVDLLSDILSNGQSSRIFQTLIKEKNLFSSIDAYLTGDFEPGLFVISGKLTEGVNMQDAENAIWDVLNEVSATKANEYELQKVKNKIESSLVFSEISFLNKAMNIAQHEITGQAEDINLEVEKYNKVSTSDLQEMAQKILIKENCSTLYYHAKKQ; this comes from the coding sequence ATGATTGAATTCGATAAGTTTACACTCGATAATGGACTTAAAGTAATCGTACATCGCGATACTTCGACACCTTTAGCTGCTATTAATATTCTATATAATATTGGGGCTAAGGATGAAAATCCTGACCAGACGGGTTTTGCTCATCTGTTTGAGCACCTCATGTTTGGAGGTTCACTAAATATTCCCAATTATGATGAACCGCTTCAGCAGGTTGGGGGGGATAATAATGCATGGACAAGTAATGATGTTACAAACTATTATCTAACTGTCCCTAAAGAAAATCTGGAAACCGGTTTTTGGTTAGAATCTGACAGAATGTTGAGTTTAGCCTTTACTGAAAAGAGTTTAGATGTTCAGAAAGCCGTTGTCATTGAAGAGTTTAAACAGCATTATTTCAATCAACCCTATGGGGATATTTGGTTGCATCTTCGCCCTTTGGCCTATAAAAAGCACCCCTACCAGTGGTCAACAATTGGGAAGTGTATCGAGCATATCGCTGATGCAAAATTACAAGATGTGAAGGACTTTTTCTTTCATCATTATGCACCCAACAATGCCGTATTGGTTGTTTCAGGCCATGTTGAAACCGAAGAGGTAAAACGACTTGCTGAAAAATGGTTTGGTCCTATTGAACGGAGAGAACTTACGCCCCGAAATTTACCGGTAGAACCCAAACAAACCGAATTCCGTTCCCTTCATCTTGAAAGAGAAGTGCCTTATGATGCCATCTATATGGCTTTTCATATGTGTAGTCGAAATCATGAGGATTTTTATAAAGTGGATCTGCTTTCCGATATTTTGTCCAATGGTCAATCATCACGAATATTTCAAACCCTTATAAAAGAAAAGAACCTTTTCTCAAGCATAGATGCTTATTTAACTGGTGATTTTGAACCCGGCTTATTCGTTATCAGCGGAAAACTTACCGAAGGGGTTAATATGCAAGATGCCGAAAATGCAATATGGGACGTACTCAATGAAGTTTCAGCTACCAAAGCGAATGAATATGAACTTCAAAAAGTGAAAAATAAGATTGAATCTTCCCTGGTATTCTCTGAGATCAGTTTCCTGAATAAAGCCATGAATATTGCTCAGCACGAAATCACAGGACAAGCTGAGGATATCAATCTTGAAGTTGAAAAGTACAATAAAGTCAGCACTTCTGATTTACAGGAAATGGCTCAAAAGATTCTGATTAAAGAAAATTGTTCCACACTTTATTACCACGCAAAAAAACAATAA